ttaatatttttgcgTGCGCAAGGTGAGGGAATATAGATACAATCATATTATGCAGGTGAATATCCATTGTATACAAAGTTATTAAGGATCAGAAGGTCTGATCATTGAGTTATACCAACCATTCAATAAAGAGATTGTGTCTTCCTGATATTCATCCTTAGACCTGCTGTGACTCAGCAGGGCGTTGGAATGGAATGTCTGAAACTTTATCCTTATTCAAGATTGGTCATTCCTTCTGTGGCTTTGTATCCTCTATCTTGCTAAGATCCTTGTTCAGCTTTTGTTATTATGATGAACAAGAGTTGATGACTTAACAAGTGAGGATCCAGTAACTCTATAATTGGAACTGGataatatactttttaatatttttgaagaaaagtaACACTAATTTTTTAAGCTTCTACAACATTTTACTTTCCTATAGAGTCTACACTAGGGTTCTTTTCCTCCATATATTaagccattttattttctgttatataaataaaatattggaatgaatgttttatttaagCTAACTTTATGTAATAATGCACACTCAAAATGCATGTCCAGGGTCTGTAgatcataataaaattatttactttttaaataggaATGAAAATGATTTCTGAAAACGTTACAATGGGAATTTTTCTCTTCTGCCAGATTATAGTGGGAGTGCTTGGCAATTTCTCAATACTATTTTATTATGTCATTTTGATATTCATTGGAAAGCATTTACTGCCCAAAGACTTGATTATAGAGCACTTGACTTTTTCCAACTGCTTGACTATCATCTTAAGGGGCATTCCAAGGACAATGTCATATTTTGGATTTAATGTCTTCCTGGATGACATTGGATGTAAATTGATCATGTATATTTCCCGAATAACAAGAGGTATGTCCATGCATGCCACATGCATATTGAGTTGTTTTCAAGCCATCACAATCAGATCCAGCAACTTCAAGTGGATGAAGCTTAAATACAAAGCCACCAAGTACATTGGTCCCTTCTGCTTAGTCTCTTGGCTTTTCCACCTGCTTCTAAACATTTTGATTCCAGCAAGAGTGTCAGGCCCCAGTTACAAGGAAAATGTGACTAATAGGTTGAGCTATGAATACTGCTCATTATTTACTTCTGACCATGTGGGAGCTGCACTCTATATGTTCTTATTGTGCTTCTCGGATGTTTTATGTCTAAGTC
This region of Mus caroli unplaced genomic scaffold, CAROLI_EIJ_v1.1 scaffold_26289_1, whole genome shotgun sequence genomic DNA includes:
- the LOC110288403 gene encoding vomeronasal type-1 receptor 4-like translates to MKMISENVTMGIFLFCQIIVGVLGNFSILFYYVILIFIGKHLLPKDLIIEHLTFSNCLTIILRGIPRTMSYFGFNVFLDDIGCKLIMYISRITRGMSMHATCILSCFQAITIRSSNFKWMKLKYKATKYIGPFCLVSWLFHLLLNILIPARVSGPSYKENVTNRLSYEYCSLFTSDHVGAALYMFLLCFSDVLCLSLMACSSVSMVSTLYKHKRQVRNIHSAQHFQKVSPEDRASKNILILLCIFVISYSLSSLVAVIRTCSKYPVPWALNIFTLIEICFPVVSPFVLITNMKLNFSLFLPCFGKR